From one Flavobacterium sp. N502536 genomic stretch:
- a CDS encoding aldose 1-epimerase family protein, with the protein MNTTISNSALSVSIKHLGAELFSLKDNQNKEYIWEGNPDFWGKHSPVLFPIVGTLKNNTYTIDGKEHQLPRHGFARDMDFQLIDKTENSAIFALESNTETLQKYPFDFELQLIYSVENTTLNIEYKVINKGLNKMPFSIGAHPAIALPEHFENYAFQFEKQEVLNYYLLENDLISNQTKVLESESNLIPLQYELFENDALIFKTLESNSLTLLQNSKPYVKVDFEDFPSLGIWTKVQAPFICIEPWLGYSDTAENSGDLFKKEGILVLEANQTFNSKFSISIL; encoded by the coding sequence TTGAATACAACCATTTCCAATTCAGCACTAAGCGTCTCAATAAAACATCTCGGAGCAGAATTATTTTCATTAAAAGACAATCAAAATAAAGAATACATATGGGAAGGTAATCCGGACTTCTGGGGCAAACATTCTCCTGTACTTTTCCCGATTGTGGGCACCCTGAAAAACAACACTTACACGATTGATGGAAAAGAACACCAATTGCCGAGGCACGGTTTTGCCCGTGACATGGACTTTCAATTGATCGACAAGACTGAAAACAGTGCAATCTTTGCTCTAGAATCAAATACCGAAACACTCCAAAAATATCCTTTTGATTTTGAACTGCAACTTATTTACAGTGTTGAAAACACCACTTTAAATATTGAGTACAAAGTAATCAACAAAGGGTTGAATAAAATGCCTTTTTCTATAGGAGCTCACCCGGCAATTGCATTACCAGAGCATTTTGAAAATTATGCGTTTCAATTTGAAAAACAGGAAGTTCTCAACTATTACCTTCTGGAAAATGATCTAATTTCCAATCAAACAAAAGTACTGGAAAGTGAAAGCAATCTGATTCCGTTGCAATATGAATTGTTCGAAAACGACGCATTGATTTTTAAAACACTAGAATCAAACTCATTAACCCTTCTTCAAAACTCTAAACCATATGTTAAGGTTGATTTTGAAGATTTCCCAAGTTTAGGTATCTGGACAAAAGTGCAAGCCCCTTTTATTTGTATCGAACCCTGGCTGGGATACTCGGATACGGCTGAAAATTCAGGAGATTTATTTAAAAAAGAAGGAATTTTAGTTTTAGAAGCCAATCAAACCTTTAATTCAAAGTTTAGTATATCAATATTATAA
- a CDS encoding M1 family metallopeptidase produces MKIESSKALLTMALFVGISSVWAQQTPATTAVNPVNNYNYHDAFGPNFYTKNGTPTRAANGQPGVEYWQNRADYQITAKLNGTTNEITGTDEITYTNNSPEKMSFVWLNLDQNLFKGDSRGNAVVPLSGSRNGAQGQVFDGGNKIKSVKVISGGKKKTEIEAKYIVTDTRMQIFLPETLASKGGAVKIKIEFSFIAPFEGSDRMGVLETKNGKIFTIAQWYPRMCVYDDVKGWNTAPYLGASEFYLEYGNFDVKLTVPANHYVVGSGELVNGAEVLPAEQLKRYKEAGQSDKTVTIRSAEEVAVTANSKATGEKTWHYQIKNARDFSWASSAAFVLDGAKINLPSGKKALALSAYPVESGGEAAYGRSTEYVKASIENYSKRWFEYPYPVATNVAGNEGGMEYPGIVFCSWESKGQDLWGVTDHEFGHIWFPMIVGSNERLFAWMDEGFNTFINSLSTEEFNKGEYKEAPSNLHKLAEPFTRPDLETIMSSPDNMKEANIGMLCYFKPSSGLVILREQILGKERFDLAFRTYIERWAFKHPQPDDFFRSMENVAGEDLSWFWRSWFVNNWRFNQGINSIKYIKNDPSKGVAITVENFDKMPMPVILDVKTKSGKVTRVKLPVEVWQRNNVWTFKHNSTEEIESITLDPDHVFPDNNEANNVWTASNGKIEKDVVLDGYLGTYSTAKAPLKIDFTEKNNTLNVLITNYPKFTVKAVENEKDVFQSAEAGLKFKFNEAKTGFDMIILSSGDAIPFTKN; encoded by the coding sequence ATGAAAATAGAATCCTCGAAAGCCTTATTAACCATGGCTTTGTTTGTTGGAATTTCTTCTGTTTGGGCACAGCAAACGCCTGCAACAACAGCAGTAAATCCCGTTAATAACTACAATTATCACGATGCGTTTGGACCGAATTTTTACACCAAAAATGGTACACCAACACGCGCTGCAAATGGTCAGCCAGGAGTTGAATATTGGCAAAACAGAGCCGATTATCAGATTACGGCAAAATTAAACGGAACTACAAATGAGATTACCGGTACAGATGAAATCACCTATACCAATAATAGTCCCGAAAAAATGTCATTTGTATGGTTGAATTTAGATCAGAATTTATTCAAAGGTGATTCAAGAGGGAACGCAGTGGTGCCGCTTTCAGGAAGCCGTAACGGTGCTCAGGGACAGGTTTTTGATGGAGGAAACAAAATTAAATCGGTTAAAGTAATTTCAGGAGGAAAGAAAAAGACTGAAATTGAAGCTAAATATATAGTTACAGACACCAGAATGCAAATATTTCTTCCGGAAACATTGGCATCAAAAGGAGGGGCTGTAAAAATTAAAATTGAATTTTCATTCATTGCACCTTTTGAAGGGTCAGACAGAATGGGGGTTTTAGAAACTAAAAACGGTAAAATTTTTACGATTGCACAGTGGTATCCGCGTATGTGTGTGTACGATGATGTAAAAGGATGGAATACTGCACCCTATTTAGGAGCGTCGGAATTTTATTTAGAGTATGGAAATTTTGATGTAAAACTAACAGTGCCTGCAAACCATTATGTTGTGGGATCGGGAGAATTGGTAAACGGAGCAGAAGTATTGCCTGCAGAACAGCTTAAACGTTATAAAGAAGCGGGGCAAAGCGATAAAACCGTTACGATTCGTTCTGCCGAAGAAGTTGCTGTAACAGCAAATTCTAAAGCAACAGGAGAGAAAACCTGGCATTATCAAATAAAAAATGCTCGTGATTTTTCATGGGCTTCTTCGGCAGCTTTTGTTTTAGACGGTGCCAAAATTAATTTGCCTAGCGGTAAAAAGGCATTGGCTTTATCGGCTTATCCGGTCGAAAGTGGAGGAGAAGCTGCTTACGGGCGTTCCACTGAATATGTAAAAGCATCGATTGAAAACTATTCTAAAAGATGGTTTGAATATCCTTATCCGGTAGCTACAAACGTTGCAGGAAATGAAGGCGGAATGGAATATCCGGGAATTGTTTTTTGTAGCTGGGAGTCAAAAGGACAAGATTTATGGGGAGTAACCGATCATGAATTTGGACATATCTGGTTTCCTATGATTGTAGGTTCAAACGAAAGATTATTCGCTTGGATGGATGAAGGTTTTAATACTTTTATTAACTCTTTAAGTACTGAGGAATTTAATAAAGGCGAATATAAAGAAGCACCATCCAATTTGCACAAATTGGCAGAGCCATTCACAAGACCAGATCTGGAAACCATAATGAGTTCTCCTGATAATATGAAAGAGGCTAATATTGGGATGCTGTGTTATTTTAAACCAAGCTCTGGTTTGGTAATTTTAAGAGAGCAGATTTTAGGAAAAGAGCGTTTTGATCTTGCTTTCCGTACTTATATCGAGCGTTGGGCTTTTAAACACCCACAGCCGGATGACTTTTTCAGATCAATGGAAAACGTTGCGGGCGAAGATTTAAGCTGGTTCTGGAGAAGCTGGTTCGTGAACAACTGGCGCTTTAATCAAGGGATTAATTCAATTAAGTACATCAAAAATGATCCGTCAAAAGGAGTTGCAATCACGGTTGAAAATTTCGATAAAATGCCTATGCCGGTTATTTTAGATGTGAAAACAAAAAGCGGGAAAGTAACAAGAGTTAAATTGCCTGTAGAAGTTTGGCAACGTAACAATGTTTGGACATTTAAGCACAATTCTACCGAAGAAATAGAAAGCATCACGCTTGACCCTGACCATGTTTTTCCGGACAATAATGAAGCAAATAATGTTTGGACAGCCAGTAACGGTAAAATAGAAAAAGATGTAGTTTTAGATGGTTATTTAGGAACCTACTCAACTGCAAAAGCACCTTTGAAAATTGATTTTACAGAAAAGAATAATACATTGAATGTTCTGATAACAAACTATCCGAAGTTTACTGTAAAGGCTGTAGAAAATGAAAAAGATGTCTTTCAATCAGCTGAAGCCGGATTAAAATTCAAATTTAACGAGGCAAAAACAGGTTTTGATATGATTATTTTAAGTAGCGGTGACGCAATACCGTTTACTAAAAATTAG
- a CDS encoding GNAT family N-acetyltransferase: MKISIVVTQEEHFKFAQEICDTIESSALLRGTGIAKRTPEYIQKKMSNGDAMIALADGKFAGFCYIESWQHGKFVAHSGLIVHPDYRSLGLAKKIKSKVFDYSLERYPDAKIFGITTGLAVMKINSDLGYKPVPFSELTTDPSFWAGCKTCTNYEILKSKENKMCLCTGMLYDPKDKQKEPPRHPFNVAVLSRLKKIKQALFLNKTLFFGFLS; this comes from the coding sequence ATGAAAATCTCTATTGTTGTTACTCAGGAAGAACACTTCAAATTCGCACAGGAAATTTGCGATACAATAGAATCATCTGCCCTATTAAGAGGTACCGGGATTGCTAAAAGAACGCCCGAATACATTCAGAAAAAAATGTCAAACGGTGATGCAATGATTGCCTTGGCAGATGGAAAATTTGCAGGTTTTTGTTATATCGAAAGTTGGCAGCATGGAAAATTTGTTGCCCATTCCGGTCTAATTGTGCATCCGGATTACAGAAGTTTAGGTTTAGCCAAAAAAATCAAGTCAAAAGTTTTCGATTATTCTCTAGAAAGATATCCGGATGCCAAGATATTTGGTATTACAACTGGTTTGGCTGTAATGAAAATAAACTCTGATTTGGGTTACAAACCAGTTCCTTTTTCTGAACTCACTACCGATCCAAGTTTTTGGGCGGGTTGTAAAACCTGTACGAATTATGAAATTCTAAAAAGCAAGGAAAACAAAATGTGTCTTTGTACGGGGATGTTATACGACCCAAAAGACAAACAAAAAGAACCGCCGAGACACCCTTTTAACGTGGCTGTTTTAAGCAGGTTAAAAAAAATCAAACAAGCTTTGTTCCTGAATAAAACGTTGTTTTTCGGGTTCTTGTCTTAA
- a CDS encoding argininosuccinate synthase, with translation MKKVVLAYSGGLDTSYCLKYLKNEKGYEVHTVLVDTGGFDEEELSAIEKRAYELGSAQHANLTIVDKYYDKAIKYLIFGNVLKNNTYPLSVSAERVFQAIEAIKYAKKVGASAIAHGSTGAGNDQIRFDLIFQTIAPEIEIITPIRDLKLSRQEEVDYLSKNGVHYSWEKAQYSINKGLWGTSVGGKETLTSSEPLPGEAYPSQLQKEGEEKVTLHFEQGELVALNGKKDVPEKNIVKLEKLANAYAIGRDIHVGDTIIGIKGRVGFEAAAPLIIIKAHHLLEKHTLGKWQQYWKEQLGNWYGMLFHEGQFLDPVMRNIETFLQDTQKTVNGTVTVSLKPYHFSLDGIESKNDLMNTGFGQYGEMNNAWTSDDAKGFIKILGNAQNIFSSVNHLDHD, from the coding sequence ATGAAAAAAGTTGTATTAGCTTATAGTGGAGGATTAGATACCTCGTATTGTTTGAAATATTTAAAAAATGAAAAAGGATACGAAGTTCACACTGTTCTTGTAGATACAGGAGGATTTGATGAAGAAGAATTATCAGCTATCGAAAAAAGAGCTTATGAGTTAGGGAGCGCGCAACACGCCAACCTGACAATCGTTGATAAATATTATGATAAAGCTATAAAATATTTGATTTTCGGAAACGTATTAAAAAATAATACCTATCCGTTATCAGTAAGTGCTGAGCGTGTTTTTCAGGCAATTGAAGCCATAAAATATGCTAAAAAAGTTGGGGCAAGCGCCATCGCACACGGAAGCACAGGTGCCGGGAATGATCAGATTCGTTTTGATTTGATTTTTCAAACGATTGCTCCTGAAATTGAAATCATTACACCAATTAGAGATTTAAAACTGTCCAGACAGGAAGAAGTAGATTATTTGTCAAAAAATGGTGTTCATTATTCTTGGGAAAAAGCACAATATTCAATCAATAAAGGGCTTTGGGGTACCAGTGTTGGAGGTAAAGAAACCTTAACATCAAGCGAGCCGTTGCCGGGTGAAGCTTATCCTTCTCAATTGCAAAAAGAAGGAGAAGAAAAAGTGACCTTGCATTTTGAACAGGGAGAATTGGTGGCATTAAACGGAAAGAAAGATGTTCCTGAGAAAAATATTGTCAAACTTGAAAAACTGGCAAATGCTTACGCTATTGGAAGAGACATTCACGTAGGAGACACTATTATCGGAATCAAAGGAAGAGTTGGTTTTGAAGCTGCTGCGCCTTTAATTATCATCAAAGCACATCATTTATTAGAGAAACATACACTTGGTAAATGGCAGCAATACTGGAAAGAACAACTAGGAAATTGGTACGGAATGTTGTTTCACGAAGGTCAGTTTTTAGATCCGGTAATGCGTAACATTGAAACCTTTTTGCAGGATACTCAGAAAACAGTTAACGGAACAGTAACGGTTTCATTAAAACCGTATCATTTTTCACTTGACGGAATCGAATCTAAAAACGATTTGATGAATACGGGCTTTGGTCAATATGGAGAAATGAACAATGCCTGGACGTCTGACGATGCAAAAGGATTTATTAAGATTTTAGGAAATGCTCAAAACATATTTTCATCTGTAAACCATTTAGATCATGATTAA
- the argC gene encoding N-acetyl-gamma-glutamyl-phosphate reductase produces MINVGIIGGSGYTAGELIRILMYHPKVNIDFVYSTTNSGKPLSVAHHDLMGDIEMNFTDVVNPNVNVVFLCLGHGKSISFLKENQFASHTKIIDLGNDFRLNKDAHFEGKDFIYGLPELNKADIKKANYIANPGCFATAIQLALLPLAKSNLLINDVHINATTGSTGAGVGLSETSHFSWRNNNMSHYKAFEHQHLGEIGESLVQLQDDFESELLFIPNRGDFPRGIFATLYTISDESLEQTVARYEEFYKNEPFVTVTTTNINMKQVVQTNKCIISLLKKGNRILITSIIDNLTKGASGQAIQNMNLMFGLEETTGLHLKPSGF; encoded by the coding sequence ATGATTAATGTCGGAATAATTGGTGGTTCAGGCTATACAGCCGGAGAACTCATTAGAATTTTAATGTATCACCCCAAAGTAAACATCGATTTTGTTTACAGTACAACCAATTCGGGAAAACCACTTTCTGTGGCGCATCACGACTTGATGGGTGATATTGAAATGAATTTTACGGATGTTGTAAATCCAAATGTAAATGTGGTGTTTTTATGTCTAGGACACGGAAAATCGATTTCTTTTTTAAAAGAAAATCAGTTTGCGAGCCATACAAAAATCATCGATTTAGGAAATGATTTCAGATTAAACAAAGATGCTCATTTTGAAGGGAAAGATTTTATTTACGGTTTACCGGAATTGAATAAGGCAGACATCAAAAAAGCAAATTATATCGCAAATCCAGGCTGTTTTGCTACAGCAATTCAGTTGGCTTTACTGCCTTTAGCGAAAAGCAATCTGTTGATTAATGACGTTCATATTAATGCAACAACCGGAAGTACCGGAGCCGGAGTGGGACTTTCGGAAACCTCGCATTTTAGTTGGAGAAACAATAACATGTCGCATTACAAGGCTTTTGAACACCAGCATTTAGGTGAAATAGGAGAAAGTTTGGTTCAGTTGCAGGATGATTTTGAAAGTGAATTGCTTTTTATTCCAAACAGAGGAGATTTTCCAAGAGGAATTTTCGCCACCTTATATACAATTTCTGACGAGAGTCTGGAACAAACAGTGGCCAGATACGAAGAATTCTATAAAAATGAACCCTTTGTTACCGTAACAACGACAAATATCAATATGAAACAAGTCGTTCAAACCAACAAATGTATCATCAGTTTATTGAAAAAAGGAAACCGGATTTTGATCACTTCAATTATTGATAATTTAACCAAAGGTGCTTCAGGACAAGCCATTCAAAACATGAATTTAATGTTTGGATTAGAAGAAACCACCGGTTTACATTTGAAACCAAGCGGATTTTAG
- a CDS encoding aspartate aminotransferase family protein, with amino-acid sequence MNLFNVYPLYDITPVKALDCTITDNNGVEYLDLYSGHGVISIGHTQPDYVAKLKDQLDHLGFYSNAIQNPLQVELAQKLGKLSGLEDYELFLCSSGAEANENALKLASFHNGKSRVVAFDNSFHGRTSAAVAVTDNKKIVAPINAQQEVTFLPLNQIELVEAELAKGDVTAVIIEGIQGVGGLDEGTTEFFQALEKACKKHDVVLILDEVQSGYGRSGKFFAFQHHGINVDIVSVAKGMGNGFPVGAILISPKFEASFGLLGTTFGGSHLSCAAGIAVLDVIEKLDLQKNVNEVYEYFLEKIKEVEGIKQVKGKGLMLGVEFDFDVAALRKKLIIEKRIFTGSANNKNLLRILPPLTVKKVDIDTFVKALKESLEELKN; translated from the coding sequence ATGAACTTATTCAACGTATACCCACTTTACGATATAACCCCTGTAAAAGCGCTAGATTGCACTATTACAGACAATAACGGAGTAGAATATTTAGATTTATATAGCGGCCATGGTGTAATCTCGATTGGACATACACAACCGGATTATGTAGCCAAATTAAAAGATCAGTTAGATCATTTAGGATTTTATTCCAATGCCATTCAGAACCCGTTACAGGTAGAATTGGCGCAGAAATTAGGAAAGCTTTCCGGATTAGAAGATTATGAATTGTTTTTATGCAGTTCTGGTGCTGAAGCCAATGAAAATGCTTTGAAATTAGCTTCTTTCCATAACGGAAAATCAAGAGTTGTAGCTTTTGACAATTCTTTTCACGGAAGAACCTCTGCTGCTGTTGCAGTTACCGATAATAAGAAGATCGTAGCACCAATTAATGCACAGCAGGAAGTTACTTTTTTACCATTAAACCAAATTGAATTAGTTGAAGCAGAACTGGCTAAAGGTGATGTTACAGCTGTAATTATTGAAGGAATTCAGGGAGTTGGAGGTTTAGACGAAGGAACAACCGAATTTTTTCAGGCTTTAGAAAAAGCATGTAAAAAACATGATGTAGTCTTGATTTTAGACGAAGTACAATCAGGATACGGAAGAAGCGGAAAATTCTTCGCGTTCCAGCATCACGGAATCAACGTTGATATTGTTTCTGTTGCCAAAGGAATGGGGAACGGATTTCCGGTAGGAGCTATTTTAATTTCGCCAAAATTTGAAGCAAGTTTTGGATTATTAGGAACTACTTTCGGAGGAAGCCATTTGTCTTGTGCAGCAGGTATTGCGGTTTTGGATGTAATTGAAAAACTGGATTTACAGAAAAATGTAAACGAAGTTTATGAATATTTTTTAGAGAAAATAAAAGAAGTTGAAGGAATCAAACAAGTAAAAGGAAAAGGATTAATGCTGGGGGTTGAGTTTGATTTTGATGTTGCGGCTTTAAGAAAAAAACTAATTATCGAAAAACGCATTTTTACAGGAAGCGCCAACAACAAAAATTTACTTAGAATTTTGCCGCCGCTTACCGTAAAAAAAGTAGATATAGATACGTTTGTAAAAGCTTTGAAAGAGAGTTTGGAAGAACTAAAAAATTAA
- a CDS encoding glutamate-5-semialdehyde dehydrogenase — MNPLSIEKRNLVLRSMAKLVEQERSQIILTNQEDLADYDGSDLAMEERLKVDDKKVDEMILSLNQLASQEDPVGVERFHFVHDNGIKVINKTAAFGTILIIYESRPDVTIEAGGIAFKSGNKILLKGGKEALKSNLKIVDLWHQALEENGVSKDWVEYLNYNRTETQAFLEKPTQKVDLIVPRGGEKLIAFVKAHATCPVIVSGRGNNFVFVHEKADTDLALKIILNAKTSKISACNAVDKVLIDSKLPNFEGFTAILIEELKQFNVEVIVDESLKSFEDTTTLQNEDIWYEEFLDYKIVIGSIDSEENAIDKINKYCGGHSAVIITKDDKAAQEFMDAVDTAAVYQNASTRFTDGGQFGLGGELAISTDKLHQRGPIGLQHLVTNKWYVYGEGQIR; from the coding sequence ATGAATCCATTATCAATTGAAAAACGCAATCTGGTTTTGCGGTCTATGGCAAAGCTGGTCGAGCAGGAGCGGAGTCAGATTATCTTAACCAATCAGGAAGATCTTGCCGATTACGATGGCTCAGATTTAGCGATGGAAGAGCGCCTGAAAGTAGATGATAAAAAAGTCGACGAGATGATTTTGTCTCTCAATCAGCTGGCTTCGCAAGAAGATCCTGTCGGAGTAGAGCGTTTTCATTTTGTTCATGATAATGGAATAAAAGTGATTAATAAAACTGCCGCTTTTGGAACGATCTTAATCATTTACGAATCCCGCCCGGATGTTACAATTGAAGCGGGAGGAATTGCTTTTAAATCCGGAAATAAGATTTTATTAAAAGGAGGAAAAGAAGCCTTAAAATCGAATTTGAAAATTGTGGATTTGTGGCATCAGGCTTTAGAAGAAAATGGAGTTTCGAAGGACTGGGTGGAGTATTTGAATTATAATCGTACAGAAACTCAGGCTTTTTTAGAAAAACCAACTCAAAAAGTAGATTTAATCGTTCCCAGAGGAGGAGAAAAACTAATAGCCTTTGTAAAAGCTCATGCCACTTGCCCTGTTATTGTAAGCGGACGAGGAAATAACTTTGTTTTCGTTCATGAAAAAGCAGATACAGATTTGGCTTTGAAAATAATTTTAAATGCTAAAACCTCTAAAATTTCAGCCTGTAACGCAGTCGATAAGGTTTTAATAGATTCTAAATTACCCAATTTTGAAGGATTTACAGCTATACTGATAGAAGAATTAAAGCAGTTTAATGTGGAAGTAATTGTAGATGAATCTCTAAAAAGTTTTGAGGATACAACAACACTTCAAAATGAAGACATTTGGTACGAAGAATTCCTGGATTATAAAATAGTAATCGGAAGTATTGATTCTGAAGAAAATGCAATTGATAAAATAAATAAATATTGTGGAGGACATTCGGCAGTAATTATTACGAAGGATGACAAAGCAGCGCAGGAATTTATGGATGCTGTTGATACCGCCGCCGTTTATCAAAATGCTTCAACCCGTTTTACGGACGGAGGACAATTTGGTTTAGGTGGAGAATTAGCCATAAGTACAGATAAATTACACCAGCGTGGCCCAATAGGACTTCAGCACCTCGTAACAAATAAGTGGTACGTGTATGGAGAAGGACAAATTAGGTAA
- the proB gene encoding glutamate 5-kinase, translating to MAKKRILLKIGSNTLTKETNHISRGKIEDLGMQIAALNKDYEFVIVSSGAIAAAKQFVKLESKGKEIVVKQALASIGQPHLMRIFHENFSDLGLLTSQCLLSYSDFEKEQSKVNIVNTINVLVENNYIPIINENDTVATDEIQFGDNDKLAALTAVLLDVDILIIATNTNGIYTKDSIHDENPETIKLVHDLKVLEKEIGESKSSHGTGGMQSKIEAAAIAKAANIETWIVNGLNDNFILKALSDEIPFTKIV from the coding sequence ATGGCAAAAAAAAGGATTTTATTAAAAATAGGAAGTAATACTTTAACCAAAGAAACCAATCATATTTCGCGGGGAAAGATCGAAGACCTTGGGATGCAGATTGCTGCTTTAAACAAAGATTATGAATTTGTAATTGTGAGTTCCGGAGCAATCGCAGCAGCAAAGCAGTTTGTAAAACTCGAAAGTAAAGGAAAAGAAATAGTAGTTAAACAAGCATTGGCTTCAATTGGTCAGCCCCATTTAATGCGGATTTTCCATGAAAATTTCAGCGATTTAGGTTTATTGACTTCGCAGTGTTTATTGTCTTATTCTGATTTTGAAAAAGAACAGTCGAAAGTCAATATAGTCAATACCATAAACGTACTGGTTGAGAATAATTACATTCCGATTATTAATGAAAATGATACGGTTGCCACAGATGAGATTCAGTTTGGAGACAACGATAAACTGGCGGCATTAACAGCAGTTCTTTTAGATGTTGATATTCTGATTATTGCCACTAATACAAACGGAATCTATACGAAAGATTCTATTCATGATGAAAATCCGGAGACGATTAAATTGGTACATGATTTAAAAGTATTAGAAAAAGAAATTGGCGAATCAAAATCATCTCATGGGACAGGAGGGATGCAGTCTAAAATAGAGGCAGCCGCAATTGCAAAAGCTGCTAATATCGAGACCTGGATCGTTAATGGCTTGAATGATAATTTTATTTTGAAAGCCTTAAGCGATGAAATTCCTTTTACAAAGATTGTGTAA
- a CDS encoding GxxExxY protein: MKLLHQELTDVIIKTFYEVYNELGYGFLERVYQNSLYLELKSKGLNVEVQRKIEVYYKGVEVGEYYADLIVENLVILELKAADSIAPAFENQILNYLRGTNCEVGLLLNFGKKPEFRRKVFENSRKIRK; the protein is encoded by the coding sequence ATGAAATTGCTACATCAAGAGTTAACGGATGTCATTATTAAAACTTTTTACGAAGTATATAATGAATTAGGATATGGATTTTTAGAAAGAGTTTATCAAAATTCTCTGTATCTGGAATTAAAAAGTAAAGGCTTAAATGTTGAAGTTCAAAGAAAAATAGAAGTTTATTATAAAGGAGTAGAAGTTGGGGAATATTATGCCGATTTAATTGTTGAAAATTTAGTTATTCTTGAATTAAAAGCTGCTGACAGTATCGCTCCAGCCTTTGAAAATCAAATATTAAATTATTTAAGAGGTACAAATTGCGAAGTAGGTTTGTTGTTGAATTTTGGAAAGAAACCAGAATTTAGACGGAAAGTTTTCGAAAATAGTAGAAAAATAAGAAAGTAA
- a CDS encoding N-acetylornithine carbamoyltransferase, producing MNYISIQDIDSLSKWVKGALKIKKNPLKNQALGKNKTLGMLFFNPSLRTRLSTQKAALNLGMNVMVMNFTNEGWTLEFEDGAVMNSGASEHIKEAAEVVSQYCDIIAIRAFAGLEDKEKDYAETVISGFLKHATVPIVNMESAVRHPMQSLADAITMEEYKTKHKPKVVLSWAPHPKALPQAVANSFVEMMQMQKDMDFVITHPEGYELSPEITKDCKIEYDQNKAFENADFVYVKNWSNFNDYGKVTNTDPNWTVTAEKMALTNNGKFMHCLPVRRNVIVSDEVLDSKNSIVIQQANNRTYSAQLVLQKILKKL from the coding sequence ATGAATTATATTTCAATACAAGATATCGACTCCTTATCAAAATGGGTGAAAGGTGCGTTAAAAATTAAAAAGAACCCACTTAAAAATCAGGCCTTAGGGAAGAATAAAACCTTAGGAATGTTATTTTTTAATCCGAGTTTAAGAACGCGTTTGAGTACTCAAAAAGCAGCGCTAAACTTAGGAATGAACGTTATGGTGATGAATTTTACTAACGAGGGATGGACATTAGAGTTCGAAGACGGAGCTGTTATGAATTCCGGTGCTTCAGAACACATTAAAGAAGCTGCCGAAGTAGTTTCTCAATATTGTGATATTATCGCCATTCGTGCTTTTGCCGGTTTAGAAGACAAAGAGAAAGATTATGCCGAAACCGTAATCTCAGGCTTTTTAAAACATGCAACAGTGCCAATTGTAAACATGGAAAGCGCTGTTCGTCACCCGATGCAATCTTTGGCGGATGCCATTACGATGGAAGAATACAAAACAAAGCATAAACCAAAAGTAGTTTTGTCATGGGCGCCACATCCGAAAGCGTTGCCTCAGGCGGTTGCCAATTCCTTCGTTGAAATGATGCAAATGCAAAAAGATATGGATTTTGTAATCACGCATCCGGAAGGTTATGAATTAAGCCCTGAAATCACAAAAGACTGCAAAATCGAATACGATCAAAACAAAGCGTTTGAAAATGCCGATTTCGTTTATGTAAAAAACTGGAGTAATTTTAACGACTACGGAAAAGTAACCAATACAGATCCAAACTGGACGGTTACAGCCGAAAAAATGGCGTTGACTAATAACGGAAAATTCATGCACTGTCTTCCGGTTCGTCGTAACGTAATTGTAAGTGATGAAGTTCTGGACAGCAAAAACTCGATCGTGATTCAGCAAGCCAATAACAGAACCTATTCGGCACAATTGGTTTTACAGAAGATATTGAAGAAATTATAA